One genomic segment of Esox lucius isolate fEsoLuc1 chromosome 15, fEsoLuc1.pri, whole genome shotgun sequence includes these proteins:
- the bmf1 gene encoding BCL2 modifying factor 1, translating to MEDEEDDVFEPDSYCWHTASREIKYEDRGTQTPTTALALLNDMLPCRLDQDPRPLFYGNAGFRLHFPAQFECVGDPGPQQRPQAVRGGMEHPQQLPQQPVARCIGQKLQLIGDQFHEEHLQLYHRNQRNLRPLWWRLASALLTLLWEQEAVAGGGRAGWR from the exons atggaggatgaggaggatgatgTGTTTGAGCCAGACTCCTACTGCTGGCACACAGCCTCCAGGGAGATAAAGTACGAGGACAGGGGCACCCAGACTCCCACAACTGCTCTGGCACTGCTCAATGACATGCTACCCTGCAGATTGGACCAGGATCCCAGACCACTGTTCTACG GTAACGCAGGCTTTCGATTGCACTTTCCGGCCCAGTTTGAGTGCGTTGGAGACCCGGGGCCTCAGCAGCGTCCCCAGGCGGTGAGAGGGGGGATGGAGCACCCCCAACAGCTGCCCCAGCAGCCAGTAGCCCGTTGCATTGGACAGAAGCTCCAACTCATTGGTGACCAGTTTCATGAAGAACATCTGCAACTG TATCACAGAAACCAAAGGAACCTGAGGCCCCTGTGGTGGCGCCTGGCCTCGGCTCTGCTCACTCTGCTGTGGGAGCAGGAGGCCGTGGCTGGAGGCGGGAGAGCCGGGTGGAGGTGA